Proteins from one Cellulosilyticum lentocellum DSM 5427 genomic window:
- the bglS gene encoding beta-glucanase, translated as MKKGFAILLSMSLLFCGCSASNQNDVGKNITQKGMQELKGAVVLELEFNQPEDELMQKADGYSNGSVFDCTWRGANITFDNDIMRMKIDQDAEGASPKWSGAEYRTREMYQYGMYEVRMKPIKNDGVVSSFFTYTGPSDNNPWDEVDIEFLGKDTTKVQFNYYTNGVGGHEYIYDLGFDASEDFHEYAFEWLEDSITWYVDGVEVYKAVDNIPQTPAKVMMNVWPGTGVDDWLNAFDGTVPLTAEYDWMRVTAYDEE; from the coding sequence ATGAAAAAAGGCTTTGCAATATTATTAAGTATGAGCTTACTATTTTGTGGATGTAGTGCTAGTAATCAAAATGATGTAGGTAAGAATATCACACAAAAAGGAATGCAGGAATTAAAGGGAGCAGTCGTATTAGAATTAGAGTTCAATCAACCAGAAGATGAACTGATGCAAAAAGCAGATGGTTATTCAAATGGTAGTGTATTTGATTGTACTTGGAGAGGTGCCAATATAACCTTTGATAACGATATAATGCGAATGAAAATCGATCAGGACGCAGAAGGAGCATCGCCAAAGTGGTCAGGAGCAGAATATAGAACAAGAGAGATGTATCAATATGGTATGTATGAGGTACGTATGAAACCTATTAAAAATGATGGTGTGGTATCCTCGTTCTTTACTTACACGGGCCCTAGTGATAATAATCCTTGGGATGAAGTAGATATTGAATTTTTAGGCAAGGATACAACAAAAGTACAATTTAACTATTATACAAATGGTGTAGGGGGACATGAATATATTTATGACCTAGGATTTGATGCATCTGAAGATTTTCATGAATATGCTTTTGAATGGCTAGAGGATTCTATTACCTGGTATGTAGATGGCGTAGAGGTATATAAAGCAGTAGATAATATTCCTCAAACACCAGCAAAAGTAATGATGAATGTATGGCCAGGGACAGGTGTAGATGATTGGTTAAATGCCTTTGATGGCACAGTACCATTGACAGCGGAGTATGATTGGATGCGAGTTACAGCCTACGATGAGGAATAA
- a CDS encoding carbohydrate ABC transporter permease → MKTQRLSQKKRRKDIMDTIGTIVVWIFVILALFPIVWMAITSLMTQGDIATGKFGIPNNFGNYKEMWESVDFFNYFKNSVIVCGITTAIALAIATFAGYATARFKFPGSNIFGAAVLATQMVPGIMFLLPLYLVFIKIQDATGIRIINTYGGLILVYSAFYIPFSIWILRGFFASIPTELEEAAIIDGCSKFGAFIKIILPIARIGLIATGIYIFLMAWDELLFAWVLTTSSDVATIPVGIRLYVGNYQNRYDLLMAAGCVTTLPPLIIFFGLQKQFIRGMTAGSVKA, encoded by the coding sequence ATGAAAACACAAAGACTATCTCAGAAAAAACGAAGAAAAGACATAATGGATACTATAGGGACCATTGTTGTATGGATATTTGTTATACTTGCTTTATTCCCAATAGTATGGATGGCAATTACTTCTTTAATGACACAAGGGGATATTGCTACAGGTAAATTTGGTATTCCTAATAATTTTGGAAACTATAAAGAAATGTGGGAGAGCGTAGACTTTTTCAATTACTTTAAAAATAGTGTTATCGTGTGTGGTATTACAACTGCAATTGCTTTAGCAATAGCTACCTTTGCAGGCTATGCAACAGCAAGATTTAAGTTTCCAGGCTCCAATATATTTGGTGCAGCAGTATTAGCTACTCAGATGGTGCCTGGAATTATGTTCCTATTACCACTGTATCTTGTATTCATCAAGATCCAAGATGCTACAGGTATTAGGATTATCAATACTTATGGAGGCCTTATCTTAGTGTATTCGGCTTTCTATATTCCTTTTAGTATTTGGATTTTAAGAGGCTTTTTTGCAAGCATTCCTACAGAGCTAGAGGAAGCTGCAATTATAGATGGTTGTAGTAAATTTGGAGCCTTTATAAAGATTATATTACCTATTGCTAGAATTGGTTTAATTGCTACAGGAATTTATATTTTCCTTATGGCATGGGATGAACTATTATTTGCATGGGTACTTACCACTTCTTCAGACGTAGCAACTATTCCAGTAGGAATAAGGTTATACGTAGGTAACTATCAAAATAGATATGACTTACTTATGGCGGCTGGTTGTGTAACAACCCTACCACCACTTATTATATTCTTTGGTTTACAAAAACAATTTATAAGAGGTATGACTGCTGGTTCAGTTAAAGCATAA
- a CDS encoding carbohydrate ABC transporter permease, with translation MAKIQKASNNNKVPKKGLIYQIKRNKLAYGLITPALIAMIIIHVIPIVSGIMMSFLNLNQFTLKKFLKAPFIGLGNYKTVLLDPNSTLRSGFFDAFRNTAIFAIICSILVISIGLLLAVLLNRKFRFQGLARTLLMTPWVVPSFVVGLLWGFMWQQDGVINKIIVDILHIFPEGTYWLTGPKVLVAIMIPTIWRTVPFVMLMLLAGLQQIPDDYYEAAEIDGANTWQKFRHITLPLLRSVLSVQILNGIINYVYSFNIVAMMFGHGAGFPGKYGDLLMTNINRNSFQIWQFGPGAAATVIVMICVLSLVGVWYKVFQNDLVVND, from the coding sequence ATGGCTAAGATTCAAAAGGCTTCTAATAACAATAAAGTCCCTAAAAAGGGATTAATATATCAAATCAAGAGAAATAAATTAGCCTATGGGCTGATTACACCAGCATTAATTGCCATGATTATTATTCATGTAATTCCCATTGTATCAGGAATTATGATGTCATTTCTCAATTTAAATCAGTTTACACTTAAAAAATTCTTAAAAGCGCCATTTATTGGACTAGGTAACTATAAAACAGTGTTGTTAGATCCTAATAGTACATTACGCTCAGGTTTCTTTGATGCGTTTAGGAATACAGCAATTTTTGCAATTATATGTAGTATCCTTGTAATTAGTATAGGGCTATTACTTGCAGTATTATTAAATAGGAAATTTAGATTTCAAGGACTGGCTAGAACACTATTAATGACACCTTGGGTAGTACCTTCCTTCGTAGTAGGTCTATTATGGGGCTTCATGTGGCAACAAGATGGCGTTATTAATAAAATCATAGTAGATATTTTGCACATATTCCCAGAGGGGACTTATTGGCTGACAGGCCCTAAGGTATTAGTAGCCATTATGATTCCAACTATATGGCGAACAGTTCCGTTTGTTATGTTAATGCTTTTAGCAGGACTTCAGCAGATACCAGACGACTATTATGAAGCAGCTGAAATTGATGGTGCTAATACATGGCAAAAATTTAGACATATTACACTACCACTTTTAAGGTCTGTTTTATCTGTTCAGATTCTTAATGGTATTATCAACTATGTATATTCATTCAATATTGTAGCAATGATGTTTGGTCATGGTGCAGGCTTCCCAGGAAAATATGGAGATTTATTAATGACCAATATTAATCGTAACTCTTTCCAAATTTGGCAATTCGGTCCTGGTGCTGCAGCAACAGTTATTGTCATGATTTGTGTACTATCATTAGTAGGTGTATGGTACAAAGTATTCCAAAATGATTTGGTGGTGAATGACTAA
- a CDS encoding ABC transporter substrate-binding protein, with protein sequence MGDDKFVSRVIIGIIGALTAILGILLYVMYSDVKKTENINAKGLLVKTIKIWTIHGGIETILNEVAREYESKHEGIKIEITTFKNEVYQSTIQNAAITNELPDIYFFWGYEKLKKYVDLDLVWNISEAMRKYYDGEPPLPGAMDGVTYDGEIYGMPINGWSSTLFCNSELFKKYNLAYPTTYNEFIEIIEKFKEKGVVPISSSAKEMWMNSLYYMDLVLKEGSVQGVYAASKDRSLFKTEQFHKAAKNMERLIATQPWEDNYLENDAYDAAYLFTQGKSAMLLSGSWSASIIEGEESKVKDKVDVITFPGLPDSVGVGGYADALVVSKQSQIAVDEELQKLYFDIIKEVSRKAIETDGIGLPAYENQIINQEKFPTLYKCAQVAPTKAIHPAYDQIFDEDLSDVYYDLLEQLMNRKINADEFIEGLSQ encoded by the coding sequence ATGGGGGATGATAAGTTCGTAAGTAGGGTTATTATTGGTATTATTGGAGCATTAACAGCTATATTAGGTATATTACTATACGTGATGTATTCGGATGTGAAAAAGACAGAAAACATAAATGCTAAAGGTTTACTGGTAAAAACAATAAAAATATGGACTATCCATGGAGGCATTGAAACCATTCTTAACGAAGTAGCTAGAGAATATGAAAGTAAACATGAAGGTATCAAAATTGAAATCACTACTTTTAAAAACGAGGTTTATCAGTCAACCATTCAAAATGCTGCTATTACTAATGAACTTCCAGATATTTATTTCTTCTGGGGATATGAAAAACTTAAAAAGTATGTAGATTTAGATTTGGTTTGGAATATCAGTGAGGCAATGAGAAAGTACTATGATGGGGAACCCCCTTTGCCTGGAGCAATGGATGGCGTAACATATGATGGTGAAATATATGGTATGCCCATCAATGGGTGGTCTTCTACCTTGTTCTGTAATAGTGAATTGTTTAAAAAGTATAATCTGGCGTATCCTACTACCTATAATGAGTTTATAGAGATTATAGAAAAGTTTAAGGAAAAAGGTGTAGTGCCTATTAGTAGTAGTGCAAAAGAAATGTGGATGAATTCGTTATACTATATGGATTTAGTATTAAAAGAAGGTAGTGTTCAGGGCGTATATGCTGCTAGTAAAGATCGTAGCTTATTTAAGACAGAGCAATTTCATAAAGCTGCAAAGAACATGGAAAGACTTATAGCAACTCAGCCTTGGGAAGATAATTATTTAGAAAATGATGCATATGATGCAGCTTATTTATTTACACAAGGAAAGTCAGCCATGTTATTATCTGGAAGTTGGTCAGCCTCTATTATTGAAGGAGAAGAGTCTAAGGTGAAAGATAAAGTAGATGTGATTACTTTCCCTGGATTACCAGATTCAGTAGGAGTGGGCGGCTATGCAGATGCTTTAGTGGTAAGCAAACAAAGTCAAATTGCAGTGGATGAAGAGCTACAAAAACTATACTTTGATATAATCAAGGAAGTTTCTAGAAAAGCTATAGAAACAGATGGGATAGGATTACCAGCCTATGAAAATCAGATTATTAATCAAGAAAAGTTCCCAACTTTGTATAAATGCGCACAAGTGGCTCCAACTAAAGCTATACATCCAGCATATGATCAGATTTTTGATGAAGACTTAAGTGATGTATATTACGACTTATTAGAACAACTGATGAATAGAAAAATAAATGCAGATGAGTTTATCGAAGGATTATCCCAATAA
- a CDS encoding carbohydrate binding domain-containing protein, whose translation MRKMSVSKKRLSSLLVTAMVLSQIQVNGIAAPITTEKRFNDIKENVWYSDAISKWGQSSIIAGYEDGSFRPQKEVTRAELASVIDRIFALEDTTNSKSYKDVDQAKWYQAAIDHISSAGIMNDAGENFNPNEPATREELAYAFSKAYKLSGTNNKEFKDQEAISDWATEAVNALIGNGYMVGMPDGNFAPKAHLTRAEMIVVIDRLTSTIIKEAGTYKESIDGNLVVNTKDVILKDMTISGNLYLAEGIGTGDITLDNITVKGTIFVEGGGENSVKLNNVSLAHAMDIEVIKPVRIVNKGKKISVKLRNHSKVILEGDFSEIAVPYNVILKLNSSLIADKLITLPNTTQDKNADMATIEMVKGSVIQLLVADGAVRILGQGEIKQLNENVTGVKTEVTPIKVVTASGVQSSIHTNTSSGSSSSGDSSSGENEPGTGDTVDQTKWKLAWSDEFNGNQVDTTKWTYNNGFLNLNEEKQVYQSENATVGNGKLTITAKKEDTIIDGVTHKYTSARMVSKGRYAQKYGKVEVRAKLPLGKSLWPAIWMLPENDEYTGWPSSGEIDIMESRGSVPNQVWGTLHYGEKRPDNSQSGSSYTFPEGESINGFHTYGIEWQPGEIRWYVDGKLYQTQDNWFTTDPETGERYAFPAPFDKEFHMILNLALGGWYDGVGTNLEVDDSIFDGGKEYAMEVDYVRFYESIDGKYPEAVDPDSKIPDLPGDARKPLADGNLIYDNTYTAYGIQDNQEGNLDFGEGWNLLYKDSFGGDAVAAVEPVNGMPFAKITVRDPGNQDYSIQMIQHTTLGRGRTYKLSFDAKAESNRGIHFKVGGGEARGYAVYSDSYSETLSTEVKHIEKTFTMKNNTDIAARFEFNLGLDANDVWIGNVKLEEVESEPAVEDFNQPKVPLKNGSLIYNGTFDKGKLDRLTYWNLEVKNGGAATMSVPESTRDLHIKINQGGSDLSNITLNQRGLKLGENASYTVVFKGKAQTPQSLKVKLLGEDGQTIYAEKIVNLTAEKQKYEFVLQGQGASTNTGRLVFEMGGVDQTNIVLDEISVVETRQDFSNVNIFPLKNGDFSNGLANWNGLFIEGGKGEVTFDGEAKFSITDLGANPWSVMLAQNNVPFSAGVKYVISFEASSELPRDMVVKTEEEGTWRAFFEKNVTLTPEKQKYSFEYTMPADGDKDLGLKFLIGTTPGAPEGAHVVTIDNIVCEVKDGLQLKSEIKNGQFNNELNNWSTYIASDAGAKADITVVDKALQVDISDLGQNPWEIQISQKGIKLEKGKTYQIGFKAKSEAATKLKVSVGHEAEDYSYTNYLSSDQFFDMTEIENQYAFKFTMTNETDANAKISLDAGKQEGAVPTTINLDDIYLTEVPGEENEEGGEDTPTSIINLLQNGDFENQEDFKWNNWKAGTAEATFIHNGGVQVDIDNSGADTWQITLEQSGISVKKGKTYGVKFDANVTTASSLRIALQDASSSEYIGEYAPTINLQEGNNTYEYEFTVTKEDASNLSFKFQMGYDQWTAAYHNGKNQITLDNVILYEKPAEESGELVVTLDDLILVEKGTTTNILQDGDFSSQGDWVTGGPNVTFDFAIGAAEATITNEGTNPWDVIIFQPNIALEKGKAYSLSFKGKANRDKKIRMLTSNASYAEYFLNTFELTNYFKDFTYEFVVGLDTSSALEFKIFMGGGIS comes from the coding sequence ATGAGAAAAATGAGTGTTAGTAAAAAAAGATTAAGCAGCTTATTAGTGACGGCAATGGTTCTATCACAGATACAAGTTAATGGCATAGCAGCACCAATTACAACAGAAAAACGCTTTAATGATATTAAAGAAAATGTCTGGTATAGTGATGCCATTAGTAAATGGGGACAAAGTAGTATTATAGCAGGCTATGAGGATGGTAGCTTTAGACCTCAGAAAGAAGTGACAAGAGCAGAGCTTGCGTCTGTGATTGACCGTATATTTGCATTAGAAGACACTACAAATTCTAAAAGTTATAAAGATGTGGACCAAGCTAAATGGTATCAAGCAGCTATTGACCATATCAGCTCCGCAGGCATAATGAATGATGCTGGTGAAAACTTTAATCCTAATGAACCTGCTACTCGTGAAGAGTTAGCCTATGCTTTTTCTAAAGCTTATAAATTATCAGGCACTAATAACAAAGAATTTAAAGACCAAGAAGCTATATCTGACTGGGCAACAGAAGCAGTAAATGCTTTGATAGGAAACGGATATATGGTAGGTATGCCTGATGGCAACTTTGCACCAAAGGCGCATTTAACTAGAGCAGAAATGATAGTAGTCATTGACCGCTTAACATCTACTATTATAAAAGAAGCGGGTACTTATAAAGAAAGCATAGATGGCAACTTAGTTGTAAATACAAAGGATGTTATCCTTAAAGACATGACCATATCAGGGAACTTATATTTAGCAGAAGGTATAGGCACAGGAGATATAACTCTAGACAATATTACAGTAAAAGGGACTATATTTGTTGAAGGAGGAGGAGAAAACTCTGTTAAGCTTAACAATGTAAGTTTAGCTCATGCTATGGATATAGAAGTTATAAAACCAGTTAGAATAGTTAATAAGGGTAAAAAGATATCTGTTAAGTTAAGAAATCACTCAAAAGTGATTTTAGAAGGAGACTTTTCAGAGATTGCGGTACCATATAATGTAATATTAAAATTAAATAGTTCACTAATAGCAGATAAGCTAATAACCTTACCTAATACGACACAAGACAAAAATGCCGATATGGCTACTATTGAAATGGTAAAAGGCTCTGTAATTCAGTTACTAGTAGCTGATGGTGCTGTGAGAATATTAGGACAAGGTGAAATCAAACAATTAAATGAAAATGTAACAGGTGTAAAAACAGAAGTAACGCCTATCAAAGTAGTGACAGCGTCAGGAGTTCAATCCAGTATTCATACAAATACTTCTAGTGGAAGTAGTTCTTCAGGTGATAGTTCATCAGGAGAAAATGAGCCAGGTACAGGAGATACTGTAGATCAAACAAAATGGAAGTTAGCTTGGAGTGATGAATTTAATGGCAATCAAGTAGACACTACTAAATGGACTTATAACAATGGTTTTTTAAATTTAAATGAAGAGAAGCAAGTTTATCAATCAGAGAATGCAACTGTAGGCAATGGCAAGCTTACTATAACAGCTAAAAAAGAAGATACAATAATTGATGGTGTGACTCATAAGTATACATCAGCTCGTATGGTTTCAAAAGGACGATATGCTCAAAAGTATGGGAAAGTAGAAGTGAGGGCAAAGTTGCCACTAGGAAAATCATTATGGCCAGCTATTTGGATGCTCCCTGAAAATGATGAATACACAGGATGGCCTAGCTCAGGTGAAATTGACATTATGGAAAGTAGAGGTAGTGTTCCTAATCAAGTTTGGGGAACCTTACATTATGGAGAAAAGAGACCAGATAACTCTCAATCAGGGAGTAGTTATACCTTCCCAGAAGGAGAAAGCATTAATGGTTTCCATACCTATGGCATAGAATGGCAACCAGGTGAAATAAGATGGTATGTAGATGGTAAACTTTATCAAACCCAAGATAACTGGTTTACAACAGATCCAGAAACAGGAGAAAGATATGCTTTCCCAGCACCATTTGATAAAGAATTCCATATGATTCTAAACTTAGCATTAGGTGGCTGGTATGATGGTGTAGGCACTAATCTAGAAGTAGACGACTCTATTTTTGATGGTGGTAAAGAATATGCTATGGAAGTAGATTATGTACGTTTCTATGAAAGTATAGATGGAAAATATCCAGAAGCCGTAGACCCTGACTCTAAAATACCTGATCTTCCAGGAGATGCAAGAAAGCCACTTGCAGATGGTAATTTGATTTATGACAATACTTACACAGCGTATGGTATACAAGATAATCAAGAAGGAAATTTGGATTTTGGGGAAGGTTGGAACCTGCTTTATAAGGATAGTTTTGGAGGAGATGCAGTAGCAGCAGTTGAACCAGTAAATGGTATGCCATTTGCAAAAATTACAGTTAGAGATCCAGGTAATCAAGATTATTCTATTCAAATGATTCAACATACAACACTGGGCAGAGGTAGAACTTATAAATTATCTTTTGATGCAAAGGCGGAAAGTAATAGAGGTATTCATTTTAAAGTCGGTGGTGGAGAAGCAAGAGGCTATGCTGTATACTCTGACAGTTATTCTGAAACTTTAAGTACTGAGGTAAAACACATAGAAAAAACGTTTACTATGAAAAATAATACTGATATTGCAGCACGTTTTGAATTTAATCTTGGACTTGATGCGAATGATGTATGGATTGGTAATGTTAAGCTAGAAGAAGTTGAAAGTGAACCAGCTGTAGAAGACTTTAATCAACCTAAAGTGCCGCTTAAAAATGGTAGTCTTATTTATAATGGTACATTCGATAAAGGTAAACTAGATAGGCTTACCTACTGGAATTTAGAAGTTAAAAATGGTGGAGCTGCAACCATGAGTGTTCCAGAATCTACACGTGATTTACATATCAAAATTAACCAGGGAGGCTCTGATTTGAGTAATATCACCCTTAATCAAAGAGGGTTAAAACTAGGTGAAAATGCTAGCTATACGGTGGTTTTTAAAGGAAAGGCACAAACACCACAATCCTTAAAAGTAAAACTTCTAGGAGAAGATGGGCAAACGATCTACGCAGAGAAGATAGTGAACTTAACAGCTGAAAAGCAGAAATATGAATTTGTATTACAAGGACAAGGTGCTAGTACTAATACAGGTAGGTTAGTATTTGAAATGGGTGGTGTGGATCAGACGAATATTGTATTAGATGAGATTAGTGTCGTAGAAACTAGACAAGATTTTTCAAATGTTAATATATTCCCATTAAAAAATGGTGACTTTTCAAATGGGTTAGCAAACTGGAATGGACTTTTCATAGAAGGTGGAAAAGGAGAAGTTACTTTTGATGGTGAGGCAAAATTCTCAATTACTGATTTAGGAGCTAATCCATGGAGCGTTATGCTTGCACAAAACAATGTACCATTTTCAGCTGGTGTTAAATATGTAATTTCCTTTGAAGCATCATCAGAACTTCCAAGAGATATGGTAGTTAAAACAGAAGAAGAAGGTACTTGGAGAGCATTCTTTGAAAAGAATGTAACTTTAACTCCAGAAAAGCAGAAATATAGCTTTGAATATACTATGCCGGCAGATGGAGATAAGGACCTAGGTCTTAAATTTTTAATAGGAACTACACCAGGTGCACCAGAAGGAGCACATGTAGTTACTATTGATAATATCGTATGTGAAGTAAAAGATGGTTTGCAGCTAAAATCAGAGATAAAAAATGGGCAATTCAACAATGAATTAAACAACTGGAGTACTTATATTGCTAGTGATGCAGGTGCGAAGGCTGATATAACAGTAGTAGATAAAGCTTTACAAGTGGATATTAGTGACTTAGGTCAAAATCCCTGGGAAATACAAATTTCTCAAAAAGGCATTAAGCTTGAGAAAGGAAAGACTTATCAAATAGGTTTTAAAGCTAAAAGTGAAGCTGCAACAAAGTTAAAAGTAAGTGTAGGACATGAAGCAGAAGATTATTCATATACGAATTATTTATCAAGTGATCAGTTCTTTGATATGACAGAAATAGAGAATCAATATGCCTTTAAATTTACAATGACTAATGAGACAGATGCAAATGCAAAAATATCATTAGATGCAGGAAAACAAGAGGGAGCAGTCCCTACTACTATTAACCTAGATGATATTTACTTAACAGAAGTTCCAGGAGAGGAAAATGAAGAAGGTGGGGAAGATACACCAACATCAATCATTAACCTTTTACAAAATGGGGATTTTGAGAACCAAGAAGATTTCAAATGGAATAACTGGAAAGCAGGAACTGCTGAAGCTACGTTTATTCATAACGGAGGTGTCCAAGTAGATATTGATAATAGTGGTGCAGATACATGGCAGATTACTTTAGAACAATCAGGTATTTCAGTTAAAAAAGGAAAGACCTATGGTGTAAAATTTGATGCTAATGTTACTACAGCATCTAGTTTACGTATTGCTCTTCAAGATGCATCAAGTAGTGAATATATAGGAGAATATGCTCCAACTATTAATTTACAAGAAGGTAATAACACCTATGAATATGAATTTACTGTAACAAAAGAAGATGCATCTAATCTAAGCTTTAAATTCCAAATGGGCTATGACCAGTGGACTGCAGCATATCATAATGGCAAAAATCAAATCACACTTGATAATGTTATACTTTACGAAAAACCAGCAGAAGAAAGTGGTGAGTTAGTAGTGACATTGGATGACCTTATATTAGTAGAAAAAGGTACTACTACTAATATCCTTCAAGATGGAGACTTTAGTTCACAAGGTGATTGGGTGACAGGGGGACCGAATGTAACATTTGATTTTGCTATAGGTGCAGCTGAAGCAACGATTACCAATGAAGGGACAAATCCTTGGGATGTTATTATTTTCCAACCTAACATTGCTTTAGAAAAGGGTAAGGCTTATTCCCTTTCTTTTAAAGGAAAGGCTAATCGAGATAAGAAGATTAGAATGTTAACATCTAATGCTAGTTATGCAGAGTATTTTTTAAATACTTTTGAATTAACAAACTATTTTAAAGATTTTACTTATGAATTCGTAGTAGGATTAGATACAAGCTCGGCGTTAGAATTCAAGATTTTTATGGGTGGAGGTATTAGCTAG
- a CDS encoding sugar ABC transporter substrate-binding protein: MKKKLILSLLATTLAATSLVGCGGDKVANSGSGDKPEATASAEAEGDKAADPASGEKTVVTMWIMPNSGEPEKDLMEILKPFHEANPNIEVQPTVLDWGSAWTKLTTAATSGEGPDITQLGTTQIAAIAAMDALEDLTPVYDRFGGEGAFVEATLPTTQILGAGAERYAAPWFIDTRALFYRKDICEAAGVDPTKDFETWDSFKAALVKMKDVEIDGFKVPALGMPGKNDWNVIHNYAPWIWGAGGDFIAEDNKTSIINSDQAFAGVKFYSELASEGLMSMPALEKNSAEIEALFNAGEFATIFSGAYEIATLRREQPELAEKIGTASFPAGPEGKYAFFGGSALSVFKTSKNKEAAYKVIEFLMTTDAQVAYQEKCGNLPTVNAAYETDFVANEEMRAAFKEQLQYGKAYPSVAGWGPSETLLQKGLSNVWDNIMGVFGTYDPAKTKEFLDQTANECTTIYSQQ, from the coding sequence ATGAAGAAAAAACTAATACTTAGTCTTTTAGCAACAACATTGGCAGCAACTTCTTTAGTAGGTTGTGGAGGAGATAAAGTAGCGAATTCAGGATCAGGAGACAAACCAGAAGCAACTGCATCAGCTGAAGCAGAGGGAGATAAAGCTGCAGACCCAGCATCAGGAGAAAAAACAGTAGTTACAATGTGGATTATGCCAAATAGTGGTGAGCCAGAAAAAGACTTAATGGAAATCTTAAAACCATTCCATGAAGCTAATCCTAATATTGAAGTACAACCAACAGTACTAGACTGGGGTTCAGCTTGGACAAAATTAACAACAGCAGCAACAAGTGGTGAAGGTCCAGATATTACTCAACTTGGAACAACACAAATTGCAGCTATTGCAGCAATGGATGCATTAGAAGATTTGACACCAGTATATGATAGATTTGGTGGAGAAGGTGCCTTCGTAGAAGCGACACTTCCAACAACACAAATTCTTGGAGCTGGTGCAGAAAGATATGCGGCACCATGGTTTATTGATACAAGAGCATTATTCTATAGAAAAGATATTTGTGAAGCAGCAGGCGTTGACCCTACAAAAGATTTTGAAACATGGGATAGCTTTAAAGCAGCACTTGTTAAAATGAAAGATGTAGAGATTGATGGTTTTAAAGTACCAGCTCTTGGTATGCCAGGTAAGAATGACTGGAACGTTATTCATAACTATGCACCATGGATTTGGGGTGCAGGCGGAGACTTCATCGCTGAAGACAATAAGACAAGTATTATCAATTCAGACCAAGCGTTTGCTGGTGTTAAATTCTACTCAGAGCTCGCATCAGAGGGACTTATGAGTATGCCAGCTTTAGAGAAAAACTCAGCAGAGATTGAAGCATTATTCAATGCAGGTGAATTTGCTACAATATTCTCAGGTGCATATGAAATTGCTACTTTAAGAAGAGAACAACCAGAACTTGCTGAAAAAATTGGTACAGCTTCATTCCCAGCAGGTCCAGAAGGAAAATATGCTTTCTTTGGTGGTAGTGCATTATCTGTATTTAAAACTTCAAAAAATAAAGAAGCAGCTTATAAAGTAATTGAATTCTTAATGACAACAGATGCACAAGTTGCTTACCAAGAAAAATGTGGAAACTTACCAACAGTTAATGCGGCTTATGAAACAGATTTCGTAGCAAATGAAGAAATGCGTGCAGCATTTAAAGAACAATTACAATATGGTAAGGCTTACCCTTCAGTTGCAGGATGGGGTCCATCAGAAACACTTCTTCAAAAAGGATTAAGCAATGTATGGGATAATATTATGGGTGTATTTGGAACATATGATCCAGCTAAAACAAAAGAATTCTTAGATCAAACAGCAAATGAATGTACAACAATCTATAGTCAGCAATAA